A region of Paenimyroides aestuarii DNA encodes the following proteins:
- a CDS encoding MFS transporter, which yields MNQSVKTNYPALYTLIVVFFFWGFIAAGNNIFIPFCKDYFHLDQFQSQLIDFAFYTAYYVGALILFALSNVKGKDLVTHWGYKRSIVFGLLFSTIGAVAMILAVEANVYYGMLIGLFVVALGFSLQQTAANPFAILLGDEKTGASRVNLGGGINSLGTTIGPLVVAFALFGTTAAVSEEQIKALSLDKVILLYICVGLLFVGAAALFYFSKKLPEGKSSESIEKAPKALNILLLMTVLLGLAFAPIFNSYRSEAALKIEQLEKQKLSEKQVKQLSKTELVTYKTKIEAVETEIKTLKKPLDNNRFKWLSVAFIVVLSGIFFAYFSAKKSPKGWGAMKYPQLVLGMLAIFMYVGVEVAIGSNLGELLKSNEFGALSSSEVAPYISLYWGSMMIGRWAGAVSAFNLSKNKQLLLTIVLPIIAFGIILTANTLAAYNMQHFYLFIVCVLLQIALIILTKNSPSKTLFAFSLFGIAAMLVGLNTTGTVAIYAFLCGGLACSIMWPAIYNLSLMGLGKYTAQGSAFLVMMILGGGIIPPIQGKVADIIGVHSSYIVSLVCFIYLLIFAFVVVRILRKQNITID from the coding sequence ATGAATCAATCTGTAAAAACAAACTATCCGGCGCTTTACACCCTTATTGTGGTTTTTTTCTTTTGGGGATTTATTGCAGCGGGCAACAATATCTTTATTCCTTTTTGTAAAGATTATTTTCATTTAGATCAATTTCAATCACAGCTAATTGATTTTGCTTTTTACACAGCATATTATGTGGGAGCATTGATTTTGTTTGCTTTAAGCAACGTAAAAGGTAAAGATTTAGTTACGCATTGGGGCTATAAACGCAGTATTGTGTTTGGTTTGCTTTTTTCTACCATTGGCGCAGTTGCAATGATTTTGGCTGTTGAGGCGAATGTTTATTACGGTATGCTGATTGGTTTATTTGTTGTTGCATTGGGTTTTTCGTTGCAACAAACAGCCGCAAATCCGTTTGCTATTTTGTTGGGCGATGAAAAAACAGGAGCAAGCCGAGTAAATCTGGGCGGTGGAATCAATTCATTAGGTACTACCATTGGACCATTGGTGGTGGCATTTGCACTTTTTGGAACAACGGCTGCCGTAAGTGAAGAACAAATCAAAGCATTGAGTTTAGATAAAGTTATTCTTTTATATATCTGTGTGGGGTTATTGTTTGTGGGCGCAGCCGCACTTTTTTATTTTTCTAAAAAACTTCCTGAAGGAAAAAGTAGTGAATCTATTGAAAAAGCTCCAAAAGCATTAAACATTTTGTTGCTGATGACAGTTTTGTTAGGTTTGGCTTTTGCACCCATATTTAATAGTTACAGAAGCGAAGCTGCTCTGAAAATAGAACAACTTGAAAAACAAAAATTAAGCGAAAAGCAAGTAAAGCAACTTTCAAAAACGGAGTTAGTTACCTATAAAACTAAAATAGAAGCTGTTGAAACCGAAATAAAAACCTTGAAGAAGCCTTTGGATAACAATCGTTTTAAATGGCTAAGTGTAGCGTTTATTGTTGTTTTATCAGGAATCTTTTTTGCCTATTTTTCAGCAAAAAAATCACCAAAAGGTTGGGGAGCAATGAAATACCCGCAGTTGGTCTTGGGAATGTTGGCCATTTTTATGTACGTTGGAGTAGAAGTAGCTATTGGTAGCAATTTAGGGGAATTATTAAAATCAAACGAATTTGGTGCACTTTCTTCCTCAGAAGTAGCTCCCTATATTTCACTTTATTGGGGCAGTATGATGATTGGTCGCTGGGCGGGTGCAGTGAGCGCATTTAATCTTTCAAAAAATAAACAGTTACTATTAACCATTGTCTTGCCCATAATAGCTTTTGGAATCATACTCACCGCAAACACATTGGCAGCATACAATATGCAGCATTTCTATCTGTTTATCGTGTGTGTACTGCTACAAATTGCGCTGATTATTCTTACAAAGAACAGTCCATCAAAAACATTGTTTGCATTTAGTTTATTTGGCATCGCAGCAATGTTGGTAGGTTTAAATACCACAGGAACCGTTGCGATTTATGCATTTTTGTGCGGTGGCTTGGCGTGTAGCATTATGTGGCCAGCCATTTATAATTTAAGTTTAATGGGCTTAGGAAAATATACCGCACAGGGCTCTGCTTTTTTAGTAATGATGATTTTGGGCGGCGGTATAATTCCACCCATTCAAGGAAAAGTAGCCGATATTATTGGTGTGCATTCCTCATACATTGTGTCATTAGTTTGCTTTATATATCTATTGATTTTTGCATTTGTTGTAGTTCGGATTTTAAGGAAGCAAAACATTACTATTGATTAA
- a CDS encoding EamA family transporter codes for MQNLKYYMIALLAFMLWGFFSLALKPISYVPAFDILFYRLVCSFVIIVLFTLLFRRKIFMGDINHFKNLDKADKRKALSLTLTGGLLLGLNWFLFIYVVNQVNVQSASFAYLICPIITTFLAHFILKEKLLKMQWLSIGISLIGCIICFLSNANNLLFSIVVALTYSFYLISQRRNNYFDKFNNLVFQIIIILICSLPYYFINGFSVPAAPSFYGYILIIAVLFTLLPLYMNLYALKGAPASNVGIMLYINPLIAFTLAIFYYKEHINTLQIVSYFLILLSVFIFNYHILTNLTKKRIK; via the coding sequence ATGCAAAACTTAAAGTATTACATGATTGCCTTATTGGCTTTTATGTTGTGGGGTTTTTTCAGTTTGGCCTTAAAACCAATATCATACGTTCCGGCTTTTGATATTTTATTCTACCGACTAGTATGTTCGTTTGTAATCATTGTTTTGTTTACTCTTCTTTTTAGAAGAAAAATTTTTATGGGCGATATCAATCATTTTAAAAATCTTGATAAAGCAGATAAAAGAAAAGCATTGTCCTTAACACTAACTGGAGGGCTTTTATTAGGTTTAAACTGGTTTTTGTTTATTTATGTAGTGAATCAAGTAAATGTGCAATCGGCTTCGTTTGCATACCTTATTTGCCCCATTATCACCACTTTTTTAGCCCATTTTATTTTAAAAGAAAAATTGCTCAAAATGCAATGGCTTTCAATTGGCATTAGTTTAATTGGTTGTATAATTTGCTTTTTAAGCAATGCAAATAATCTGTTGTTTTCTATCGTGGTGGCTTTGACGTATTCCTTTTATTTAATTTCGCAGCGTAGAAATAACTATTTTGATAAGTTCAATAATTTGGTTTTCCAAATCATTATCATCTTAATTTGTTCCTTACCATATTATTTCATTAATGGTTTTAGTGTACCAGCAGCGCCCTCTTTTTACGGATATATATTAATCATTGCGGTACTTTTTACACTTTTACCTTTATATATGAATTTATATGCATTAAAAGGTGCGCCTGCTTCCAATGTTGGGATCATGTTGTATATAAATCCGTTAATTGCCTTCACTTTGGCAATCTTTTATTATAAAGAACATATAAACACTTTACAAATTGTTTCATATTTCTTAATTTTGCTATCGGTTTTTATTTTTAACTACCATATTTTAACTAATCTAACAAAGAAACGAATAAAATAA